In Fusarium oxysporum f. sp. lycopersici 4287 chromosome 9, whole genome shotgun sequence, the genomic stretch TCACATCGCCTCCATTATTATTCCGCTCAGATTTCCCCAGATAATTTTCTGTGACCCATCCTCCGAGGCCGGCTTCGCAAACAAAAAACATGAAGCTATCCCCAACCTAAAACTCGCACTCTGTTCCATCCACCCGACACCGTCGCTGTCTCGATCCAGAATTAACTTTCTGGTATGGTATTTGCTCTTGGTTACTGATTGAGCTTTCACAATGGTTGCTTTTGTATGTATATCCTCGCCGAGTCCCCATCATGGGACCTAGGACATTCCCCGCCACTGCGTCTTGAACACTTCCCTTTATCTCTTGACCACTCCCTTTCAGTCTTCTAGAATATATACTGACAATCTGTATAGAGGAGAGCAGTCGCTCTCAACGCTGTTGCCGTCGCGCGACTCCAATCCCGAACCTTGATATCCCGCTCCCGATCTCTCGCCATCGCCACACAACACCGCGCCTACACGTCACCGAGTGCCCGTCGACAGTATGCTTTCCATTCTCAACTCGAGAGCTCGTCTACTCCTAATCCTTCGGCTTTCCAGTACCAGCGGGCGCCTGTGGTGGAGAATCCCCAGACTCTCATAGAGAAAATCGCCCAAAAACACGCCCAAGGCCTCGCTTCTgggaagaagatcaaggctggcTCGTACATTGCTTTGCGGCCGCAGCATATTATGAGTCACGACAACACCTGGCCTATAGCTAAAAAATGGCTCGATTTGCAAGCTTCTAAGATCCATGATAATCGTCAACTTGGTGCGTTGTGCCCTAGAGACTGGGGATGTTATCTAGGTCTTACCATGGGACTGGAGGGGGGATAACTACCTCCTACCATGGGATACGCCTTACCAAGGGAATGACTCCACTAATTCCTTGACAGTGTTCACGTTAGACCACGACGTGTCAAATATGTCAGAGAGTAACCTCCGGAAGTACTCTCTAATTCGTGAATTCGCCGAGAAGCATGGGATTACGAACTATCCTGCCGGGAGGGGAATTGGACACCAGATTATGATTGAGGAGGGTATGAAAGGACTGAACTGGCTTAATAAAATAGTCCACTAACGCTCGGATAGGATATGCTTGGCCAGAGACAGTTTCTGTGGCTAGTGACAGCCATAGTAACATGTATGGAGGTATGATACTCTGCCAAGGTTAGACTTTAGGCTGCTAACACACATGTAGGTGTAGGTTGTCTCGGTACTGCTGTCGTTCGTACAGACGCAGCCGCCATCTGGGCTACAGGACAGACCTGGTGGCAGGTCCCCCCTGTCGCAAAGGTCACTTTCACTGGCATTCTTCCCCCCGGCGTCACCGGAAAGGATGTCATTATTGCTCTTTGCGGCCTCTTCCGCGATGATCAAGTATTGAACCACGCCATTGAGTTTGCTGGTGGTGAGAGTCTCACTATTGACGAGCGCTTGACTATCAGCAACATGACCACGGAGTGGGGTGCCCTCGCAGGTGTCTTCCCTGTTGACGATATGCTCATCTCATGGTACCGCGGCAAGGCCACCACTAATGCCATGTTCAACGGCTCTTCGAAGGATCGCATCAACCACAAGCGAATCGACGAGCTCGAGCAGAACAGAATGTCTGCTGACCCCGGTGCCACATACGCCAAGGAGCTGTATCTCAACCTATCTACTCTTTCACCGATCGTCTCAGGGCCCAACTCCGTCAAGGTTGCCACCCCCCTGAACAAGCTCGAGGCCGAGAACATCCCCGTGAACAAGGCTTACCTTGTGTCTTGCACCAACTCTCGCGCTTCTGATATCGCAGCTGCTGCTCGTGTCTTCCGtgaggctgccaaggaggGTAAGGCTGCCAAGGTTGCGCCAGGTGTCGAATTCTACATCTCTGCGGCATCCATCCCTGAGCAAAAGATTGCCGAGGAGGCTGGAGACTGGCAGGTCTTGGTTGAAGCTGGCGCCATTCCCATGATTTCAGGATGTGGACAATGTATCGGTTTGGGTAAGGGACTTCTTGAGCCTGGTGAGGTCGGTATTAGTGCCAGTAACCGTAACTTCAAGGTAAGACGCTGTTCCGTCTAGTAAAATATGACCCGAAGCTAACACTTATTCAGGGCCGCATGGGTTCTACGTCAGCCAAGGCATACCTCTCCAGCCCTGAGATCGTCGCTGCCAGTGCTCTTCAAGGCAAGATCGCAGGCCCTGGCTGGTACCAGAAGCCcgagggtgttgagaaggtcatcaTTGGCGAGGGAAGTGGTGACTTTGTTGCTGACAAGGCTCTGTCCATTGAGGATGCtctcgacaagatcatcaacgAGGCTGATGCTTTGATCGCCGCTGCTGAGAAGTCCGAGGGTGCCGCTGAAGAAGCAAgccctgctgctgctgctgctgaggaggagtcGCTGACTGAGATCCTCCCCGGTTTCCCTGAAAAGGTCGAGGGTGAAATTGTCTTCTGCGACAGCGATAACATCAACACTGATGGCATCTACCCCGGTACGTCAAGTCGTCCTCATTCCCGACGACTCAACTAACAGCTTGATAGGCAAGTACACATACGAGGATAACATCTCACCAGAGAAGATGGCCGAAGTCTGCATGGAGAACTACGACACCGAATTCGGCAAAATCGCCCAACCGGGCGACATTCTCGTCACCGGCTTCAACTTCGGCTGCGGCTCATCCCGCGAACAAGCCGCAACCGCCATCCTCGCCAAGAAGATCCCGCTCGTCGTCTCCGGCAGCTTCGGCAACATCTTCAGCCgcaacagcatcaacaacgcGCTCATGGGCGTTGAAGTGCCTCGCCTCGTCGAGCGTCTCCGCGAGACCTACAAGAACGATACCGAGAAGCCGCTTACTCGACGAACGGGGTGGAAGTTCGTCTGGGATGTCAGGAGGTCAAAGGTTGTTGTTACGGAGAAGGATGGGAAGCAGTGGGAGCAGAAGGTTGGGGAGTTGCCTGCTAATGTGCAGGAGATTATCGCCAAGGGCGGTCTGGAGAAGTGGGTTAAGTCGAAGATTGAGGCGTGAAAAGTGTGATTTTTGTGTAATATAGAGGGTATTTAGATGTTGGAAATAAGTAAAAGTCTTGAACCTCATGACACTCAATCCCTTGGCTGggagaggcaagaaaacttaggacctgTATCCTAACTAAgaaaaagacttaggtaagtttagtatatcttagaATCTTTAGACCATTAATTTTGGCACCCTGATTCAATGTcaggttttcttgctcctcggGGCTTGGCGAAGGCTTTCCTAGATGACAAAAGTACGTAGGTAAGCTTAGTTGTTATTGAGAGGACCGTGGGCTGGATATTTTTGGCACCTTGCCCCAAGCTGCTCTCCACATCGCATCATCATTCAACACAAAGAAtacttcaacatcatcaagcttatcAACTGCTCTAAGTTACTGGAATTGCAATCTGGCATTAAAATCACAACgcagtgaagaagaaaacacCCAATCCGAGGATGATACGTAACCCGACTGTCAAAATGTCACGATTAGCTTCACGATGCCTCATTCACCTCCGCCCATCGCTACCTCACCCAGCACAACGACAcgccttctcaacaaccccCCCAAGGCATCTCATGAGCCTAACAGGCTTCTCAGACAACCAACTAACAGTCCGCGACGCCATCAGCAAGATATGCGCTGAATTCCCCAATACATACTGGCAGTCCCATGACCAAGATGAGCAAGACCCAAAGGAGTTCCACGCCGCTCTCGCAAAAGCCGGTTGGCTTGGTATTGCACTTCCAGAATCCTTAGGGGGCTCAGCTCTAGGGATTTCAGAGGCCACAATGATGATGCAGACGATCACAGAATCGGGTGCCGGTATGGCGGGTGCGCAGAGCATCCATGCTAATGTCTACGCGACGCAGCCTCTTGCCAAGTTTGGGTCGAAGGAGCAGTTGGAGGATACTATTCCTAAGATTGTGTCGGGGGAGTATCGAGTGTGCTTTGGAGTCACGGAGCCAAACGCTGGGCTTGATACACTTCGTTTAGAGACGGCAGCGAAAGAGAACTCGGATGGTTCATTCAACGTCACTGGTCAGAAGATCTGGATAACTTGTGCGCAAGTAGCGTCGAAAATGATCCTTCTCGCGAGAACTACACCATTAGATAAGGTTAAGAAGGCAAGCGAAGGCCTGTCCTTATTCTGTATTGATCTCAACCGTGACCAACCAGGCCTCGAAATGCGGCGGATCAAGAAAATGGGCGGCCGAGCAGTCGACGCCAATGAAGTGTTCTTCGATAATTACACCATCCCCTCCTCATCTCTCATCGGCGAAAAAGACAAGGGTTTCAAAATGATTCTTCACGGAATGAACGCTGAGCGCTGCCTCCTAGCTGGCGAAGCCCTCGGTCTCGGCTACGCCGCCCTCTCAAAAGCAGCATCCTACGCCAAAACTCGCGTTGTGTTCAAACGACAGATCGGAATGAACCAAGCAATTGCTCATCCGTTGGCAGATGCGTACATGAAGCTTGAAGCGGCGAAACTAGCGACGTATCATGCTGCGAGGTTgtatgatgatgagagtggTACTGTTGGACAGGATGAGATTGGGGTCGCGGCGAATAGTGCAAAGTACATGGCTGCTGAAGCGGCGTTCACGGCGTGTGAGAGGGCGGTGTTGACGCATGGCGGGATGGGGTATGCGGTTGAGTATGATGTTGAGAGGTGGTTTAGGGAGTGTCTTGTCCCGAGGATTGCGCCGGTTAGTAGGGAGATGATATTGAACTATATCAGTGAAAAGGTTCTTGAGTTGCCGAGGAGTTATTGATGAGTAGTACCAGACTCCTTGTTGGTCGATATGGCTAAGGTAGTAGAACAGCGGGAGCCTAGAACAGACGCTTGGGAAGCCTCTGAATCACATCGGTATTGTTTATTTAACATTGTTAGATTTAGATTACATGAGGTCCAAGACTCTCCTTCACAGCTTTGACTTTTAAATAACGATACACTGATATCACATCTTTTATCAATGAAGAGGTCTCAGCTGCTCATGGTTGCGAGTCCGATCTCGGCCAAGTGCCAAAACTGCCTAATTAGGAAGTAAGTGTTGCAATCACGAAGTCGCCTGGGCCATTCTATAAAATGTATACAACATTCTTGTGACAAGTCTGCTCAATAACATATGATTCCCTGAAGCATCTCATCGGCATTTCGTTTGTTGACGATAGTGCTGCAAAAGACTTATCGGCTCTGATCGGATATCCATGGTCTTCGGATGACAGATCTACACCCCGTGATCGCACTCATTTCGACATTTCGCTcactcatcaccatcaccatcaccgaTCAACAAAGAGACAATTAAATATCTCATCCCTTCAAAATGGCACGAACACCAGTTTCTACGAAAAAGGCCCCCGCTGTGCCGCAAAACCTGATGAACcaggccatcatcgccaatggcttcgtcttcacATCTGGTGGCGTCGCGATGGACCCCAAGACAGGGAAGATGATTGATGGTGACATTGAGGCTCACACAGTACGTCAGGTCTCTCTTGAATCCCGAATCAATTGCTAATATGATCCCTATTCAGCGCCAAATTATTTCCAACCTCGGCGCCATTCTAGACGAAGCTGGCTCGAGCCTCAATGATGTGATTGAAGTCAACATTTACTTGTCTGATATGAAGTACTACGCCAAGATGAACGAAGTCTATGCTGAGTACTGGGGCGAAATCAAGCCTGCTAGAACGTAAGTCAGTTGCGGGATGCCTATGGGGTAAGAGTGCTGACCGTAGTAGATGCGTTGCTGTCAAGAGTCTTCCGATGAACGCCAATATTGAGATCAAGTGTGTCGGAGTCATTACCAACCCCAAGTCAAAGCTGTAAAGGAGGTTGCCGCTGATTCGGGGCTGGTCTTTGGCTGAATGAAGAGGCTCACGATGATGTTCCATAATTAGTAGTTATTAGGTCAGTTTCTATTACAGCACTCGACTTGTAAGATCCTCGGGCCAATTTGTTCCATAATTTATATCCTGCCCATTTTGCAAGCGCGCCGATCATGTGAGTAGGCGACCTCCTCGTACCAGGCTGTTATTCAAGTGCACAGGACACAAGACTGAGCATTGACTCCTCATTATACCGAAACCTCAAGGCGCCGTTCGCCATGAGGAAGAGGGCAAACTCCCCTTGGGCGCGGGTTATGCCGCCCGCATCTAGAACGCTCACCCCGTGGCCTTGTCTGCAGTAGCCGCGTTTAGCATTGACGTTGGCGCCACATGCGATCAGCAGCTTGTTAATTCTGGCTGCATCGGCGCTGCCGTTGCTCATAGCCTTGTACGCTGCTTCGTGGTAGTGCAGAACTGTCCTGCCAGAGTGACCGCGGTGGTGAAGATCAGCACCGTATTGGAGAAGGACTTGCACAGCATCGACGGTCTTCAACCTCACAGCGCAGAAGAAAGCGGTCTTGTCATCGTCAAAGATGGGCGTGTTTACGCCGATGCCAGACTCGCATAGAAGCCGCACCATCTTGACAAGGCCTGCCACCGTCGCGTGAAGCAGGGGAGTCTGGCCGTGCTCGTCACGGGCATTGGGGTCGAGTCCCAGGTTGCGAAGCTGTTTGGAAACATCAGGGGGCCTCCTGAACCTGGCAAGATAGTGCAGCACACAACGCCCATCGCGACATCTGGTGCGCGGGTCAGCGCCGTGCCGTAGAAGCCCTGAGATAATGACGCCTGCGTGGACACCGTGCGTCGCGGCGAGATGGAGGGCAGAGGCTCCATTGCCGTCTAGAGCATTAGCACCAGCACCGCCCTGTAGCAGTACATCCATGAGGCCCCTCTCCCACGCTTGCAGAGAGCACGCTATATTCAGTATGGCTGTGTAGAGGGTCGGATTGCCAGATGAGTCCACGGCATTTGCATCAGCCCCGTGTTGCAGGAGCTTAGCAGCAAGTCGTGTCAGGTACTCTACAGTGCCTCCAGACTACGCAACGGTGTGTAAAATGTGTTGGACGGCTTTCGACAGTGCGTTGATATCTGCGCTGTGTCTGAGCAATACGTCTATGATATGCAGACATGCTGTAGGGCCGGAGCAATGGATTGCTGCATGAAGCGCAGTCAAGCCACCCTCGTCCCAGCTGTTCGCGTTTACGCCACTGTGCTCAATCAGCGTGGTACCAAGGGAGTGTTGCATAGCGTTGCTCAGGGCCGAGGCTCCCTTATCCGGTATAGGCCGGGCATCTCACGATTCACCACGATCAGCTTCAAGGGACAGTGGCTCGTAATCGGAGTCACGAGGGCTGTCCAAGATGGAGCGTAGCCTGGAGAACAGACACCCTATAGAGTCCACGGAACACTCATCCAGTCCATCTATCAGGTAGCATACCGGGCCTCATGCCGGGTCTGTGACGACCTTCTTGAAAACCCCCCACAGAGCCACAAACGATGACAGGAGATTGTGTGCCTCCCCCCCGCCCTTCATCATTGTATTTCCTCTGTCCGACCTGCCAGAGATCCATAACAGCCCTGCGGCGGTATGTGAGGGGTTGCAGAGGGGAGGACTGGATGCCTTGAAGACCTGAATAAACTGTGATTGATCCAGCATATTGAGTCATTTTTAAGCTCAGGAATGCCCCGAGATATCTTTCATCGCCATTTCAAGCCTTGCAGTTCGGAAGGAATCATCTTTAAGATGGTGAAAGGAAACTGTGAATCTGCCGAATGGTGATTGGTTGATTTGCATAGAGTCATGTTACATATATGGCGGTACTCACCTGTGTCTATTTTAAGACCTATACAAATTTGACTTCCATTTTGATTCAGCCTTTACAAAGGATAATTGACCAAAACCTCAGGGGCTAGTGTAGTATTCAAAAGAAGACATACAATAAGCCTCCCACAACTAATCCTAACGTGATGAACGCGGACGAAGCCAAGCATCGAGCAGCATCACTCCCCTGAGGAACATCAGTAGGCTCTTCCCCACCTGTCTCACTTGCTCCCGTGAAGTTAGAAGATCCACTCAATTCCAAACGCTCCAAACCTCCCTCAATCTTATCCAGCGGTGCAACAAACGCCATCTGACTCCAACTAAACTGCGTATTCCTTCCTCCATACACAAAGACTTCAAATCTTCCTAACACTTCACTATCGCGGAATACAACCGTTCCATGCAGGATATCCGTCACCAAAGTGATGTTAACAGGAGCCGATACCTTGACAGGCTTGTGCGTGGATGAAGTGTTGACCCATATACGACCTGGAGCTCCGGGGTCAAGATCTAGCGCGTCGTCGTTTGTAACCTTGCGAAGGGGGTACTCCCATCCATCAGCGGTGAAGACCATGTTTCCACTCTTATCCAGGGATAGAGTATTGTCGGGACCGGAGAGGGTGAATGGGCCGGTGACGGAGAGTGTGAGGGTGTAgttcatccccttgctccCGTGACCAAGGTGAACTTCCTTTCCATCACCACCTGAACGAGTCCACGATACCAACGTACCATTAGCCCCAAGAGATAGCACCCTATCAAGGTTCTGATCGGGAGCTCGAAGAGAGTAAAAGTCAACACTAGTATCACTCGTCTCCTCCAACAACTTCGGTCCTCGACTTCCACTCCAAGCCCTCCCTCCCACTACAGCAATACCCCTCCGCATAGAGTAATACGCTTCAAGTTGCGTAGTCGCATCGGGACCATTGTCATTCCACGCAGCCAATGTAGCAcccctcaacctcttctcatcactcttAAGCTGCAGACTCGTATTAACAGGATTAAAATCAGCAGGCGTCCACTGCCATTCCTCCTTATCCGCAAAGTTGAAAACACGACTCTCGTTAAAGAACTGCGGGTAGCGCGCTGGGAGAATGGGCATGTGGTCGTTTTTGAGACTTGTGTAGGCCCACCAGTCTTCTGAGTTGATGACATCGTAGCCATCTTTGACGAGTTGCACGGGGTCTGATTGGCCGTATTGCCAGTGCTGGATGATGACGTTTTTATCGATTGTCTGGTTGCGTTTTGATGGTTCGTGAGTACCCCAGATTCGACTTCGCTTGTTGGCTGTAGAATTGATGAAACGGCTCATCTTGTTGACGAAGGTGATATAGTCATCAGCAAGCTCGGCGTCGTATTCGTCGGCGCCAATATGGACTTCCTTCGTGTTGAACCATGGTAGAAACTCTTCCCAGATACTCTGTACCGTTGGTAAGGTTTCCGGATGCGTCAAGTTCAGCAAatccttcttggccaggGCAAGCTCAGGTTTCCATTTGGTGAGATACAGAGAATGGCCAGGTGCCTCAATTTCCGGAATGACAGTTACTCCTCGAGAAGCGCAGTGACTCTGCAGTTCCATAAAGTCATCCCTCGATAACGTCTCGTTCTCTCGTCCATGAAGAATACCCCGCAGCGATTTGTCCTCCGGTAACAGCGAAAAATGCGAGTAGACATCCCTCCAACTGTCATTCTTGCCACGATTCAGCGGATAGTTATCACTAAGATGATAATGGAACTCATTCATCTTGAAGAACGAAGCATAACTGCACAGCTCTTTGAGAAAGTCCTTCGAGTACCACTTTCTCCCTGCATCAAGCATATATCCTCTGGTAGCATAAGCCGGGGCATCTCGACCAAGGGTACTCGTGATCGTCCCGTTGCCAGCTaggagaagttgaagaaaggTCCTGGTTCCCCACCACATTCCTCGAGCGCCTGATCCACCGATGAAGACGCGattggagttgatgatgatctcgtAGCCTTCTGATGTCGATTTGCCGTTCTCGTATCTGAGATCAGAAGATTCTCCGGTGTATGAACCAAGAGAGATCCCGCTAGCATTGTTAGAAAGCTTGTCGACGCGCTTCAGTGTCCACTTTGATCCTGTGATCTTGGCAAGATCATCCTGAAATGTTGTCGCGAACTCGTGAGCGGTAGGCGGAATCAGGGTGAGGCCATCTTTATCCGACACAGACGCAAATTCATCGTCAATGTATATAACCTTTGGGCTCGAATCAAAGGACCAAGTCTCTTCCACAAAAGAATCAGCTTTTTCAAGGATTGGAGGAATGAGGTCTTGTGCTACAGCCAGCAGAGGCGAAGCAAGCAGAATGCCCGCGACCAGATATTCCTTCAACATGACGTCTCTATGTTCAAGCCCAAGATGCAAAGTGCAAGTTCCTTACTCCCATCATAAATTAATGCGGGCATCGTACTGTTTGTTTTTCCTCTGCCGATCTTGGTGAGATCCGGTCTTGACTCCGCAACAAGTGCGGGGATGTTACTTGATTGCAACAACGCGGATGTAACTGTAACCATGAGCTCTTATCATCCATTCGCAAAAGATCCCGAGACTCACCTTCTTGTTTAAGCTTGGGCTTTAAGTTGACTACCCTAGTCTTGTTCCAATTGTGACCATTCCGACCGAGAAATGCCATGAGTTTACGACCATGTCTGTAGCCAGCCATACCGAGGCCATTCGGATTAGAAgggaaataatattttttttgTTACCCCAGGACTCATGTTGtacttaatttaataataatagtcAAAGGGCTAGAGTTGCCAAACAGTCAATGCAAACTAAAATGATCAGATAATGGAACATCCAGTGACGACCAAATTTAAAGGTACAATGTTATAAGCAATTATCTATTCTAATATAATCATTAATGGTACGAAGAAATCATAAATAACAGTATTCGCTTCAAAGACtcgctcaagctcaagccaACTCGTATCGCTGCGTCAATGGTCGCTTCTGCTGTGACTCATGAACATACATCTCATATATCCGTCTCTCATCTGCTGACATCTCATATGGAGGCAGCTTATGCCTAGGAACGTGCATTTCCTGTGGTGGTAGATCACTAGGCCACTTTACCGAAAAGCCATCAGAGTTATCTTTATAAAGCGACGATTGAGTCTCAGActgttggccttgagctctACGGCGCCGTCGCCAGAAGAAAATGCCCAGACCTAGAGCGATGAGACAGAGTGCAGCACCTGCCCCTACGGCAATTCCAACCTTTGTGGCGGTCGGCATGGAAGGTTTCGACTCGACTTCATCTTGTTCTGAGGGACTGGCCGCTTTGGTTGGAGTGctcgatggcgatggcgttGGCTCATCGTCCCAGACACCTTTCCATGAAGCTTCCCAGTTGTTTCCACCCTTGCTGATAGTCTTATCTTTGGTCTCAATTGACGTGACGTCTGTCGTGGCTTGAACTCTGGGGCCCGGTGCTTGAGCCAGCCACCAGGTGTTGGCATCAGGATGCCAATTCGCTCCGACGAAGGCATCTTGTAGGAATGATCGTCCAAGGACGTATCTTCCATTGTTGTTTACATGACATGGGAAGTATGGGATAGGATTGTCGACGATCGGTTCAGAAAgagtgaggttgagatgCATGAATGGAACTCTGATCTTGACGGGGTCGGTGTTTGTGTCTGATATGAACGAGAATGATAAAGCGGTCGCGGAGTTGACGATTTTGTCGTATTGGTCTGATTTTGTGTCCCATATATAAAGACCAAGATCCGAATTAAAGTTGACGGGAAGGTGCTCGGCGATGTTGTCGCAAGTGGACTTTGGAAGGGTGAGGTATGGGGAGCATCCGTCCACAGTGATCTTAAGACCGCTGCTGATGGAAGAGTTGCCCTTGGCCAAAAGATCAcccttggacttggaagTAAATGGCGAGTGATCGCCAACACCTTCGATAGCAATATCCCAAAGAGTGATTCCATCACCCCTCGGACTTCCACTCAAGGTAAGGACTTCCCCAATAACGCGGTTCTTGTCGTAACCACCGAACCAGAGAGACCCAGCTATAGATGGCTTGACGGACCCGATGTGCATGCCATAAGAATTGGAGGGCGTGTACTCGTTCTCCCAAAACCATCCAGGTGGCATACTGCCATTGGTAGCAGGTCTTCCATCAGGTTGTTCAAAAGATTGGTTGACGGATTTTGGACCGCCCATACTCAGACAGCCCGCGAAGAACGGTACGGTCTGACCACCCGGATATTTAATCTTCTGCGCATCAAGCAAAGCAATAGTCgagttgatggtgttgatctCACCAAACATTATGTCGTCTCTGTAGCGAATACTCGTGTCGCCTTCAACGTTCACACCTTGCATGAAACCATCCAGTTCCACGAGAATATTCAAGCCAGTTCGATCGCCGGTTCTTTTGTCGTAAGTACCCGCTTTCGAAGCATAGCAAGTTCCTCGTTCGCAGTAATCATCGCTGATAAGCCATGTTTCCCACGTTCCGCCAGGATATAGGGAAATGGAAGTGGGACTGCTTCCAATCTGGACATTGACACCACGCCAGGGGCCATCAGGTCCAAATGTGTCGTCTGTCCATTGGATTTCTCGAGGGATTTGGGCAGCAGCCGTGAGAATGATGAAGACAAACATAGGTAGGATGACTTTCCAGGACATGGTCAATGACCCGCCTTTGGGAGGTATTAACGAAAGGATTGATTAAGGTATTGTAACAAAGAACGGAAGAGAGATCAAAAAGATGGAAAGCAACGGATCATGAGCACATGCAAAGAAAGTCACAAGAGAACAGAAGCAGAAAGAAATGGGCGGGACGAGCACATAACCATAATTAGAATTTGCAAGGCTCAACCAACACGATAACCAAGTCTTGGGCGTCACCAGGCTGAGCGACCTATCGCCAGCAGGTCAATTTACCTTGGCCCACTTGGTCGTGTAAGAGAACAACCAACATGCATAAGGGATTTTCAGCCACGGGCGCTCAGATATGTGACTATACCTTTATCTGTAGGGTAAGCGCTGAAATATGACTGTGATGCTTGTTAATTAGGTATATGTACTTATTGGCGGCACCCGATGATTAAAAATACTGAGTTGGTCAGTTGGGCTCAACCAACAAACAACATGGTACGAGAAGCAGGTTTCAGGAGAAGTCCATGCCAAGTCAGCAAGATATCATGCCATGAGGCATGAAAATAAGAAAGTTGGATTAAAACTTGATGAGAAAATAGTAAAGCCAAAGTAAAGTAAGGTTAAGCATAAATGAAACTCGCGATAGTAATAGACTCCATACACTCATAACTCGAAGCGAAGAAAATAAGTCTCGCCATCGCGTTTAGCCACCCATTATAACCTGAAACAACCCAAAATAACCGACCCCTGTCTCTGCATTTTTTAGGCTGTCTCAGCGGTTAACGTCCTCAAATGGTAGGACGTTGAAACGTGGTGGGGAAGACATGGATTGGCGAACAGCCACTCGATTTGCCAAGAAGCGATTGGCTAGCACAGCGCTTATCGTCGATCACAGGGGTCTAAGCGCCCGAGACTGACGACGTGAACAATCGCATGTGCTGAGCTTTCTTCCTTTGTCCCCTGAACTGTTCATCATATGTTTCTGCGTTCTGCTTTTAAACATCAGTTGCCGTTCAAGCTTATGTCTTAATCTAGGCACTATTCCCTCTTTGAAACATCGTCTTTTTTTCTTGCCATCTCTCTGATTGCGGGTCAATCTCGAGGTGGTCCTTTCACCCCACCTTTTGAGCAT encodes the following:
- a CDS encoding homoaconitase, mitochondrial, which encodes MVAFRRAVALNAVAVARLQSRTLISRSRSLAIATQHRAYTSPSARRQYAFHSQLESSSTPNPSAFQYQRAPVVENPQTLIEKIAQKHAQGLASGKKIKAGSYIALRPQHIMSHDNTWPIAKKWLDLQASKIHDNRQLVFTLDHDVSNMSESNLRKYSLIREFAEKHGITNYPAGRGIGHQIMIEEGYAWPETVSVASDSHSNMYGGVGCLGTAVVRTDAAAIWATGQTWWQVPPVAKVTFTGILPPGVTGKDVIIALCGLFRDDQVLNHAIEFAGGESLTIDERLTISNMTTEWGALAGVFPVDDMLISWYRGKATTNAMFNGSSKDRINHKRIDELEQNRMSADPGATYAKELYLNLSTLSPIVSGPNSVKVATPLNKLEAENIPVNKAYLVSCTNSRASDIAAAARVFREAAKEGKAAKVAPGVEFYISAASIPEQKIAEEAGDWQVLVEAGAIPMISGCGQCIGLGKGLLEPGEVGISASNRNFKGRMGSTSAKAYLSSPEIVAASALQGKIAGPGWYQKPEGVEKVIIGEGSGDFVADKALSIEDALDKIINEADALIAAAEKSEGAAEEASPAAAAAEEESLTEILPGFPEKVEGEIVFCDSDNINTDGIYPGKYTYEDNISPEKMAEVCMENYDTEFGKIAQPGDILVTGFNFGCGSSREQAATAILAKKIPLVVSGSFGNIFSRNSINNALMGVEVPRLVERLRETYKNDTEKPLTRRTGWKFVWDVRRSKVVVTEKDGKQWEQKVGELPANVQEIIAKGGLEKWVKSKIEA
- a CDS encoding acyl-CoA dehydrogenase (At least one base has a quality score < 10), yielding MIRNPTVKMSRLASRCLIHLRPSLPHPAQRHAFSTTPPRHLMSLTGFSDNQLTVRDAISKICAEFPNTYWQSHDQDEQDPKEFHAALAKAGWLGIALPESLGGSALGISEATMMMQTITESGAGMAGAQSIHANVYATQPLAKFGSKEQLEDTIPKIVSGEYRVCFGVTEPNAGLDTLRLETAAKENSDGSFNVTGQKIWITCAQVASKMILLARTTPLDKVKKASEGLSLFCIDLNRDQPGLEMRRIKKMGGRAVDANEVFFDNYTIPSSSLIGEKDKGFKMILHGMNAERCLLAGEALGLGYAALSKAASYAKTRVVFKRQIGMNQAIAHPLADAYMKLEAAKLATYHAARLYDDESGTVGQDEIGVAANSAKYMAAEAAFTACERAVLTHGGMGYAVEYDVERWFRECLVPRIAPVSREMILNYISEKVLELPRSY
- a CDS encoding endoribonuclease L-PSP encodes the protein MARTPVSTKKAPAVPQNLMNQAIIANGFVFTSGGVAMDPKTGKMIDGDIEAHTRQIISNLGAILDEAGSSLNDVIEVNIYLSDMKYYAKMNEVYAEYWGEIKPARTCVAVKSLPMNANIEIKCVGVITNPKSKL